The genomic stretch CACCGTTGGCTCGATTCCTCGAACAGCATTTCACCGTGTTCAACTATGACCGCCGGGGGCGAGGCGAGAGTGGTGATACCGCACCGTATGCCATCGAGCGCGAGATCAAAGACCTTGACGCCCTGATCGCGCAAGCCGGTGGATCGGCTTGCGTATTCGGATATTCGTCTGGTGCAACCCTGGCCCTGAGAGCGGCAGCTCATGGCCTCTCTATTTCACAGCTAGCTTTATACGACCCACCGCCGACAGGCTCTAAGGCGGGACAGCTCGCTCCCCAGCTCACCGAGCTAATCTCGGCGGGTCGCCGGGGCGATGCCGTCGAGCTTTTCCAGACCGAGGCAGTAGGCATACCAGCCGCCGTCGTTGCTCAGATGCGAAATGCGCCTTTCCGACCAGCGCTTGAAAAAATGGCACATACCTTGGTTTACGAATCGACTATCCTCAGGTCATTGCCAACCGGACTGGTGGCTTCCGTCCGAGTACCCACGCTCGTGATAGACGGCGAGGGAAGTCCTGAGGTGATGCGGCACGCGGCGCAATCATTGGCCGATGCCTTGCCTGAGGGGCGATATCGCACTTTGATAGGTCAAGGCCATGATATTGTCCCGGCTGTCGTAGGCCCCGTGTTGGAGGAGTTCTTTCGAGCACAAAGGAAATAGCCGACTTTCTTGCTCACACCTGATTACCTTTTCGGGCGTGGACGAACCGCACCCGCCACCTTTTTGCGTGGGGCTAGGGGATGACCGCAGCG from Chloroflexota bacterium encodes the following:
- a CDS encoding alpha/beta hydrolase; this translates as MGTVTSKDGTRIAFDQSGEGPAIILVVGAFNDRATGAPLARFLEQHFTVFNYDRRGRGESGDTAPYAIEREIKDLDALIAQAGGSACVFGYSSGATLALRAAAHGLSISQLALYDPPPTGSKAGQLAPQLTELISAGRRGDAVELFQTEAVGIPAAVVAQMRNAPFRPALEKMAHTLVYESTILRSLPTGLVASVRVPTLVIDGEGSPEVMRHAAQSLADALPEGRYRTLIGQGHDIVPAVVGPVLEEFFRAQRK